Sequence from the Miscanthus floridulus cultivar M001 chromosome 16, ASM1932011v1, whole genome shotgun sequence genome:
AACCTAAGCAGCTGCAGGCACGGAACCCTCCACTAGCAcgatcctaggcaacttcccctctgacaaggctcgCCCAATGAAGATCCACCAGAGAAAATCCTCACATGGCTCCATCCCGAAAAAGGCCTCGCAGATGAATCCAGCACGCCAGCCCCTTCGGTGGAAGCcgccccttctcaggcaaagacgGCCAGCACCACCCCAGGCAGTGTCCAGCTCGACATCGTGATCCGGATTCacgaaaggatctataagtcctccccctcgcttaccctctctcttaCTTAGCAACCGCCACGGCATATAGACACTCtcgaagaggaggaaggaggaggagagacaatagttgaagaataggcaaaggactacaacggagagccctctccctccccctatttaaggagaaaaAATAATAgctgaagaggggcaaaagatcagagtgaaaaactctctcccttcccccattcaatgcggatgggaaacgatgggacgcacACTTATCAATGGAACGACGCCTGGTCTGACGAAACGCTGCCTGGTaagatgggacgtggcctgggtatggcccaccaatATCGCATGCTAGGCATGAAAACCAAAGCGTCACCACGCGCAGGCAGCTCTCCACCACCCCAgccgggacttggaaaaacccaaacgacgggatctccgccaggagagaccattgggcttcccaagttgatcgaatggctcaggaaaatgccgagagacaggtaaggagcgaagggatgccccatataggccatgccaactccgtcacaaatgatgagcacgggtcccggtcggatatttccgattagagctcttcaaaccccgttactcgagtcatcaaggtaacactaccgacccctgctatttctttataatcatttcatacatccatacatgcattcattccatacacccatgctccctggacgattcgggccctgaacaaCGCTCCAAGTTGCGTCACGGAgcagtagttgcctcattcgatatgagcaacgactgaccagggttcaaaggccgacccacgaagggcttgaggccgccccaTGTCAAActgagctaggggagaaaacatagatgagccccgtgtggccctccctagtctgccccaaagcagacagggtcatctcaaccttctcgttcgatcctaaacctctaccaagcccacagaatctccatcaaggggagaccgtcaggccacccaggtcggtctccAGAAAAACCCaagcatctgtcgggttgcaggtaaaggagcagtggaatgtcataagagggctaagccgaccccatcatgaacaacagacctagattccactcaatcatacccattagcgaactcaccgagtgcgtcacttgagcccgagcgatcgggacaaggtacaaaactcagcccctctagttgtgagaaaccgaggacggggaaATGCACACGACTCAAACCCACCCCTACCAAAAGCCCaatagggcttgggggctcaaggcaCACCAAaaacctgggtctgcgaccccaaactcgccccatccactcggctatgcttcgactacacaccaaacgctTGGGTCTGTGACCCTGAACTCACCTTGTCCattggctatgcttcgactgcacaccaaacacctaggtctacaaCCCCAAACTCGCTCCATCAGGATCCACGAACTtcggctcgcccgatcccaaaactaacggactaactgccttggctgcgtgggctgcaccagggccaggatccatgactctgactcacctgatcccacggtgcgcaccgacgccaggacccacaagctctgtctcgtctgatccctaaaaactaactgcctcgtccGATCCCACGGGCGCACCGATGCAAGgacccacgagctccatctcacccgatcacTAAAACTAAACCGCCCTGGCTATGCAACAATGCCTTGGTTGACGACtccatctcgactaaaaaacacgcacacacgcccgataaaaacaccccccgggcgattctgcaCAAATTGcacaagggctcgggggctcgggggatacactcgcgggtgcgctcgcgcgcacccgctgacaaaacaaaaacctcccatgctggcaacacgaaacccccctagacaattctacccaaatcacccgggggctcaggcgctacacccgtgggtgcgctcacgcgcacccgccgtcaagacaaaaatcccctagacaattctgcccgaattgcccgggggctcgagggctccagtcaggttcataaacccggggtccctcatggaccggcttcccaacaaaggctcagcccaagcagacaacgcgcaactcatgggccggcccaagtatctaaacaacaggcaagaagggcgatccaatcaccgaccggaaggtttgGCCAAGGAGGAGCGGCGCCCgttttctgactctggcccacctctccgaccatagcgttcacttcggtctccagcccgcctccggatggactctccgaccggaaggcctggccaaggcactacttccgactctgacccacgtCTCCAATCGGGGATGTGCCAAACCCCTACTCatggctcttctccgactggtacgatcagaaccgactgggaccaatcgaccggggacacccgctcggaaaggactaggaaacgaacggagaaagcaaggcagggcgcacaagtcataCCACGATAATAGGGACCATACCttgtacacctgcagaaacagtactctgcaacttcCCCGGCacaacagagcccaaacagtgttgtaggcgtcaacattttccctatagtattgtgggcgccgttaactcccatacggtaaggctctccccacatgcctctgggcatcgatagtgttcaGGGCGCCGACATCTActgtaccaagtgaacatggtgaaactcttcacatgcctctgggcatcaacagtatagcaggtaccaacATCTTTACAtgatgaaatggttctgattgcttaactcttgcttgaaagtagaacaagtgcttacctagaatggttagccaatGAAGTAATCATTACTGCTAAAAAACTTGATCTTAAgaacgtacttctagtaatgattttcgcaaacaaaaagaaaacagcaaacccaaTTGCCTATCCTATCCTTGAGAGTCGGCAAACTATTTCTActggtcgggtaagtcttgcaagtacattgtgtactcatgaTTTATttttcccctattgcaggtgtagcttgagaagtaactcttgtgtggaggattcttctagtgggcacagacggatttctgtatcgtttccgctatatatttattttcattccgctgtttaattatcgctcTCTGaattctggtattgtaataaataattttcaagaactcttgttgtatgaaatggactaagtattgtaagctcgtacttattattggattctggatgcaAAACGTGAATGGTTTCGAGTTCTGCCTTTGGATGTGCTCGACAAAATTGTCCGATATAACTCACTTTCAaaatgcttagtgtctagtgaaagacaaGCACCTCAAAAAAAAACATATTATTTCGGACCGTTCTGCCATATGCCTGCATACGTTTACATAAGTAAGTGTCCGAGAACAGGCTACCCGTGCGCGCGCCCGCACATTGCGTGAAACGATCGGCAAAAAGTTAGGAATTTGGCGCTCGGGAGCGCCGGAAGTCCACTCCAGCGATCCTAGCTGCAATGATTAGGCAGCAGATAGATCTGACCGCCGTCCGCCGAACCTGAAGACAGCTACGTTTAGTAGAGGCGAGTCTAAATAGCACATTTAAAGTAAAACACCGCTTGCTTCGATAGCTCATTGCTACCGGTGCTAGCTTGCTTTGTGTGTTTGGTTGCAATCGATATGGTTCAACCAATGGCACCGCGCACACCGGTGTACATATTGTCTTCCCATTCTGTAATTTACTCTCTGCATCTCTCGAGAAACAGATACGAAACATTTCTCTATTTTCACCTATTTAAAAAAAAGATCTAAAATACGAAAATTGTACTACGCATAACTACATGAAACCCTGTTCGTTTAAACTAAATCTTACTTATCAGTCATAGTATAGTATTttactctcacaacaaaacagcatcagctagCTTATCAGCCGTAGCCATCAGCTGAACAGAGCGGAGCTTTGGCGGTCTTTATCTTGACAGCAAAAGTACTCCGTACTTTCCAAACACAGCCTAGTCGTGAGTAACAATGGACCAGTGTTGCTGCTTGCATGTTCAAGAGCCAGAAAATCGGTGTCATATGATAAGACGGGCAGTGCAGAATGTACTTGACTTGGTGCTGAACAGCTGATCACGGGAGTGTGATGCCCGAATGTTCACTGGCATACTGCTACTCCAtccgtcccattgagtttgtcgtTCGGGAACCAAAATTATGAGGGGGATACGGTTTTCAAACGACAAACTTAatgggacggagagagtacggCTGAGTACGTGGGCATGGATGAGCCTGAGGCTGATGGGTGGTCATGGGAGATGTCTTTTCGGCTCTTCCAGAGAGAGGTTGCGCAACTCGCTCGACTTCCCCTATACTTTATCTCATCCAATGTTACACGTACAacgaatattaaatatagactaaaaaataattaattacataattTACGATTAATTTGCGacacgaatcttttaagccaatTATTTTATGATTTAATAATattgtgctacagtaacacatatgctaataacagattaattaggcttaataaattcatctcgtaaattactgacgaattctataatttattttttattagtatccgaacaccacatATGACACCTTCACCATTTTCTCGCCCACCCAACCTGAGACTGAAGGCCATTTTCACGGCGAAGTTAGGACTGCAGAACGCACCTTCCGCGGCGGCTAGTACCGCAGGCTCTATGATACAGATAGGACATGGCCGCTGCCCACCGCATCGGCGCAGTGGCGCACTTTCTCCTCGCGTCCGGCAGTGTGGCTGATTGATGAAAAGCTACAAGAAACTCGATTCCGGCCCAGGGGTCGCCAACGCTCAACGCTAACGGACGGGCGCGTGCGACGTGCCTgggccgcctgctgctgctgtgccttcGCCTGTTCCCTTCTTGTCTGCACCTGGGGGATCGATGCAGGATTTGCAGGAAGCAGCAGTGCTGCATTTAGCTGACTGTGTTTGGGGCATGCCAACCATCTACCCGACACTCAATGATGGTACCGCCGTGCCGCTTCAGAACTGGGGACGCAGCTAGCATTCTGCCGGTCCAGACCCGCCATGATTCAGACAAGGGGAGTGGAGGGGACTCCATGCTTCAGGTGCCAAATGTTGTCTAGCCCTGACTGAACCGAACGCATGAAGATGGTTTGGTCACCACTCACCACAAGTGTACAAtcaagctgctactgctagcaggCGCCAAGCTTTGGTTGAAATCCGGTGCTTGGTCCAACGCCTGCCCACATGCTTATTTTCACAATAGGTTTCAAAACAAAATCAAACATGCATGCCTGTCCCTTAGAAATGCAAGAAATCCCAAGCTCAACAAATCACAGGTTTACAAGCAGATTTATCAGTATCAGGCAAGATCATGAGCTGCACAGCAAACAAAGTGAAACAGAAGTTTTAAGCATACCAAGGTTCTTATGCAGATTATTAAACTCCAACAGGCAAAGTACAACATAACAGAAACACGACATAGTTTAGTGATGGAAAATCAAGCCTTCGCTGTCCATAGAAGACTCTTGTTTAAGGTCCCATAAATTAAGCCTGTACAGTTCCTATCAAGCTACCGAAGAGCGAAGAATTTAGCATTTATTCCAGTCATCTTGATGTCAGTAGCAATCTCTTGTATGTATTTTCGTCATTACAGGTAGGTTACCTCAATAAGAAAAATCACAATCAAACAAAAAATTAGGGCGCTCTGCTCCAAGGCCAGTTGCCAAGCCAGATTAAATATACCTGCAGTGACGCGAACCTGTCCTATGAATTGCTTGAACTAAACAGAACCTTCAGGTTGTTTATATCCTTTTGAACATCCTTATATTCCAAAATCATGTACCGTAGCTCAGACTCCAGAACTGCAGCAGTAAAGAACACATTAGGCTAAACTTTAGGCTGTCAAATGTAATTTGCAGGTGTTGACTTGAATAGCAAGTTATTAAGAGACCAAATGTAGAGTACACAAGGATGGAGCACTGTAGGTGCACACTTCATATAGTTTATTTGTAGTTGAAAAAATATGTAACTTTTTTTGCCGCTATGGAAAGTTTAATTTCTTTGCTTGACCTATAAATTCTGCACTCCACATTTTCCTTCCCCTTCAGCTTTACCATCTTTCACTATGTTGGCAAAGCTCCATGAGACCAAGACTAAAGCTTCTTGTCCCAGAGACCAATTCACCATCAAAGCATACCAGTATCTTCCTGCTACTGGGGACATCTATGAATCCTCATTCTTCTTGCCATCTGACAAGCGGCTACATTGAACAAACAAATGACCAAAGTGTAATCATCGGCCTGCCAGATCCATGGCATTTTACTAAGTTCACTCTCCTCAACCAGTCACCCAGATGGCTTGCCCAATCCTACTGGAGCCTCACAGCTGCCGAACTAGCCAGCAGCATATTGACTGAAATATGGAGCCAGGGCTTCAGAGCTGCTACAAACCTTCAGACTACCTAGAGGGGAAAATCCAATTAAGACTTCCTCACCTTTCGACCATAGATGTACTAGTTAGACGTCATGATGTTCGGTTGAATAATATCAACAACCTTGGTGGCTCGTGTCATGATCAAGTAGAATCCAAGCAACAGTGTGTGCATAGGATCTATATTCTGACTACAGGGTATAATATAATGACCCCCAAAGGAAAATCTGAAACCCCTCTTAGTCAAATGAGTTTGGCCATACTTTTTGCGAGAACAAATCAGGTGAACCTTGACACAAGGGTAGGGAAAAAACAGAAACGTGAAATTCAGTTCCAAGGTTAAGGATTCGGATTTGGGAAGTTGTTAGCGACTTAGCGGTAAAAAAATCAGAATTTTATGAGAACAAATAAGATAACTACAGTTCATAGTCAAATAACCAGCTATTTCGTCTATGAACTAGTGAACATATATGAACTTCACTAGATTTGTGCACAGAATAGGACACAAGTTTAATAACCTTTTGTTCTCTCCTCAGACAAGAAGATTGATTGGTAGTATAAGTGATTAAGTCCCATGAAACTGAAACAATAAATTCTGAGCCACAATAACTAGACAAAAGATCAAATATATTTAGATGGTTATCACATCTACCCTAGATATCTTATAATAACTAAAAGGCACAGATGAAGTCATAGAAATTCCAGAAAAGTTCAAAATATTGCACACTCAAATTATCAGATGACCAAAAAATGGATCACTTGGTAAGAAGCTGGTGGCCACAATTGAATGAAATGAAAGAAATACAACTAACATATAGCAGAACGTTGGACACAAACAAAATGCGTCAGTAAAATAAACTGGAATGTAAATAACAAAGTCTTACTTTTCAggttaaaaaaaaacttttaccACTAACCTGAATTTTCTGTATTTACTTCCTCAAGAATCTCTGCAATGTATTCCTTGGATGAACTATGTATAGTGTTTATCTTCATTTTCAATTTCGCACTTTCATCCTCCAGTGAACCTTTTTCATTCAGTAAGAGAACTAAATCCTCACTCGAACTTCTGAGCATATTGGCTTGAAACCCCATAGATTCATTGATGAATTTTTCCCTGACGACACAGAACATCAACAGTCAGACAATACATACAACTACCATCTCCATCCTGAAATATAAGGCCTGCATgtatttcaaaattcaaactttgttatCTTTGACTAACAATTAGCCCAATCAAATGAAAAGTTTATACTACAAAAGTAGTTAAATTAGATTTGTATTTAGAAATACTTCCTAATAAAGTAATGATCAATCTTTTGTTCCTATAAATTATAAATTATAAGAGAAATTATAGGTCAAAATATGTTTTTGAAGACCGCACCAAGTCAAATCGCGCCTtatattttgagacggagggaaTAAAGCAAACATATTTGCACTCGGTCTTTAGAGTAAGTTTACAGAGTCCACTCCATTAAATATAATTTCAAAATATGTCACTGTAGTGAGAGTCAAACAACAATAATTTCAAACCATGGATTCATACTTGTCCATCTTACACACTGAAGACTTCAAAAGGGTTTTCGACTAAACAAGAAAATGTTTCATAATCCAATATTAAGGCACAAATTTTCAAGATGATTCTGTGCACAGTAAAGCCTAAGAGGTCTCTAGTAGTTTGAATGTAAACCATACATCTTATCAGACAATCTTTTTCGAATCCTATCCTGAGCAACTTTCTGGAATTCCAAATTTCCCTCAGCCACTTTAAGTAAATCTGATTCAGCAGCTGTTTAAAAAATTGAAAACAGATTATTGAA
This genomic interval carries:
- the LOC136513863 gene encoding uncharacterized protein isoform X2, whose product is MVNEEIEQNIQKTREIESEIVQHSETEKQYLNKESELTKEVSVTEFELNGLIQVAAAESDLLKVAEGNLEFQKVAQDRIRKRLSDKMEKFINESMGFQANMLRSSSEDLVLLLNEKGSLEDESAKLKMKINTIHSSSKEYIAEILEEVNTENSVLESELRYMILEYKDVQKDINNLKVLFSSSNS
- the LOC136513863 gene encoding uncharacterized protein isoform X1 — its product is MAEDSGAILRHISSLKDMVDKVNEEIEQNIQKTREIESEIVQHSETEKQYLNKESELTKEVSVTEFELNGLIQVAAAESDLLKVAEGNLEFQKVAQDRIRKRLSDKMEKFINESMGFQANMLRSSSEDLVLLLNEKGSLEDESAKLKMKINTIHSSSKEYIAEILEEVNTENSVLESELRYMILEYKDVQKDINNLKVLFSSSNS